A window of Bradyrhizobium sp. AZCC 1610 contains these coding sequences:
- a CDS encoding IS110 family transposase: MSQSFDASRSLTAFEQDSTLVAVIEMSQSKWLVAAVIPGVERQPLKKLGANADALLKLLQRWQDEARKAGRTVRRIVCAYEAGRDGFWLARWLQARAIEAYVIHAASIAVSREHRRAKTDRIDTELLMRSFLGWLRGEKRHCSMVAIPTMAEEDARRPSRERESLVGEQTRIVNRIKAVLALFGIGGFNPRLRKAAQKLETLHTAEGTPLPENAHAELRRDLERLRLVHDQIHIIESERLRRLALAPAATTRPHAMVRLIARVFGVGIATADMLVNEALARKLRDRKAVARYAGLTGAPDESGKRRREKGLARAGNGRVRRGMIQLAWRFLIFQKDSRLVRWFRERTADGRSATRKTMIVALARKLLIALWRLATTGEITEGLRLRPAGT, from the coding sequence ATGTCGCAATCGTTTGACGCCAGCAGGTCCCTCACCGCCTTCGAACAGGATAGCACGTTGGTCGCAGTGATCGAGATGAGCCAGTCGAAGTGGCTTGTTGCGGCTGTGATCCCGGGGGTCGAGCGCCAGCCCCTGAAGAAGCTTGGTGCAAATGCGGACGCTCTGCTGAAGCTGTTGCAGCGCTGGCAGGATGAAGCGCGCAAGGCCGGGCGGACGGTCAGGCGGATCGTCTGCGCCTATGAGGCCGGGCGAGACGGATTCTGGCTGGCGCGCTGGCTGCAGGCGCGCGCCATCGAGGCCTACGTCATCCATGCCGCAAGCATCGCAGTGTCCCGCGAGCACCGCCGGGCCAAGACCGATCGGATCGATACGGAACTGCTGATGCGCTCGTTTCTCGGCTGGCTGCGTGGCGAGAAGCGCCATTGCAGCATGGTCGCGATCCCGACCATGGCGGAAGAAGATGCGCGGCGGCCGAGTCGTGAGCGGGAGAGCCTCGTGGGCGAGCAGACACGGATCGTCAACCGGATCAAGGCTGTCCTCGCCCTGTTCGGCATCGGCGGGTTCAATCCGAGGCTGCGCAAGGCGGCGCAGAAGCTGGAGACACTGCACACCGCGGAAGGAACACCGTTACCGGAAAATGCCCACGCCGAATTGCGCCGCGATCTGGAGCGGCTGCGCCTGGTGCACGACCAGATCCACATCATCGAAAGTGAACGGTTGCGCCGGCTCGCGCTCGCGCCGGCCGCAACGACAAGGCCTCACGCGATGGTTCGTCTGATCGCAAGGGTTTTTGGCGTCGGCATTGCGACCGCCGACATGCTGGTAAATGAGGCGCTGGCGCGCAAGCTGCGCGATCGCAAAGCTGTTGCGCGCTATGCTGGACTGACCGGCGCGCCGGACGAGAGCGGCAAGCGCCGGCGCGAGAAGGGACTGGCCCGCGCCGGCAATGGTCGGGTCCGCCGCGGCATGATCCAACTGGCCTGGCGCTTTCTGATCTTCCAGAAGGATAGCCGGCTCGTCCGCTGGTTCCGCGAGCGCACCGCAGATGGCCGCAGCGCCACGCGCAAAACCATGATCGTGGCGCTGGCGCGCAAGCTGCTCATCGCGCTGTGGCGGCTGGCAACCACCGGCGAGATAACTGAGGGGCTCAGGCTGCGCCCGGCCGGCACCTGA
- a CDS encoding TRAP transporter substrate-binding protein yields the protein MKRRTFLKGGAVAGATALVAAPAIAQGAPEIKWRLTSSFPKSLDTIFGTAQTFAKYVADATDNKFQIQTFAAGEIVPGLQALDAVSSATVEMAQTPLYFYIGKEPALTYATGAPFGMNHRHQHSWWTFGGGAELCNEALKPFKTHAILCGNSGTQMGGWFRKEIKTADDLKGLKFRIAGMGGHVLAKLGIVPQQIAGGEVYSALEKGSIDAAEFVGPYDDEKLGFYKVAKYYYFPGWWEGGAMLHMIVNEEKWNALPRQYQAVLNQAGSAAGAWMIEKYDSVNPAALKRLVAGGAELRAFPQPVMEACYKATQDHLNEIAEKSALFKKTKESHDAYMKEVLFYTQIAENYYDNYLLSKMRKG from the coding sequence ATGAAACGCCGAACGTTCCTCAAAGGCGGCGCTGTGGCCGGCGCGACGGCGCTGGTAGCGGCGCCTGCGATCGCGCAAGGTGCGCCCGAGATCAAGTGGCGCCTGACCTCGAGCTTTCCAAAATCGCTCGATACCATCTTCGGAACGGCGCAGACATTTGCGAAATACGTGGCTGATGCCACCGACAACAAGTTTCAGATTCAGACGTTTGCGGCAGGCGAGATCGTGCCCGGCCTGCAGGCGCTCGATGCCGTGAGCTCCGCGACCGTCGAGATGGCGCAGACGCCACTCTATTTCTACATCGGCAAGGAGCCGGCGTTGACTTACGCGACCGGCGCGCCGTTCGGCATGAACCATCGCCATCAGCATTCCTGGTGGACGTTCGGCGGCGGCGCCGAGCTCTGCAACGAAGCGCTGAAGCCTTTCAAGACGCATGCGATTCTGTGCGGTAACTCCGGCACGCAAATGGGCGGCTGGTTCCGCAAGGAGATCAAGACCGCCGATGATCTCAAAGGCCTCAAGTTCCGCATCGCTGGTATGGGCGGCCATGTGCTGGCAAAACTCGGCATCGTGCCGCAGCAGATCGCGGGCGGCGAGGTCTATTCAGCGCTCGAGAAGGGATCCATCGACGCCGCGGAGTTCGTCGGCCCCTATGACGATGAGAAGCTCGGTTTCTACAAGGTGGCGAAGTACTATTACTTCCCCGGCTGGTGGGAAGGCGGGGCGATGTTGCACATGATCGTGAACGAAGAGAAGTGGAATGCGCTTCCCAGGCAATACCAGGCGGTCCTCAACCAGGCCGGGTCGGCCGCCGGCGCGTGGATGATCGAAAAATATGACAGCGTCAATCCGGCCGCACTGAAACGGCTTGTCGCGGGCGGGGCGGAGCTGCGCGCGTTCCCGCAACCGGTCATGGAGGCCTGCTACAAAGCCACGCAGGACCATCTGAACGAAATTGCCGAGAAGAGCGCGCTCTTCAAGAAGACAAAAGAGAGCCACGACGCGTACATGAAGGAAGTGCTGTTCTACACGCAGATCGCGGAAAACTATTACGACAACTACCTGCTCAGCAAAATGCGCAAGGGCTGA